The Anolis carolinensis isolate JA03-04 chromosome 2, rAnoCar3.1.pri, whole genome shotgun sequence genome has a window encoding:
- the bcdin3d gene encoding RNA 5'-monophosphate methyltransferase: protein MAAPVSEDGKGLRGEACSFLPGGAAPYGNFPDYSRFHPPEGRLQLLPAALLSQLFPSPRAGPLLGLDVGCNSGELSTALYRHLLGFGKSDASHMCSVPEKDLYLLCCDIDPGLIERAKKSSPFPGAISYATLDIMDAGAREVLLSSYLSRFGRVAFDICFCMSVTMWIHLNHGDSGLVKFLSCLASQCTYLLIEPQPWKCYRAAARRLRKLGRNDFDHFRSLTISGNMAEEITQILTKGCAMELVCCFGSTSWDRSLLLFKSKEIRSLL from the exons ATGGCGGCGCCCGTGAGCGAGGATGGGAAGGGGCTGCGGGGCGAGGCGTGCTCCTTTCTCCCGGGCGGCGCGGCTCCGTACGGCAACTTCCCGGACTACTCCCGCTTCCACCCGCCGGAAGGGCGGCTCCAACTCCTGCCCGCCGCGCTCCTGAGCCAGCTGTTCCCGAGCCCGCGGGCCGGGCCGCTTTTGGGGCTGGACGTGGGGTGCAATTCCGGG GAGCTCAGCACTGCCCTCTACAGGCACCTTCTTGGGTTTGGAAAGAGTGATGCTAGCCATATGTGCTCAGTGCCTGAAAAGGATCTGTACCTCCTCTGCTGTGACATTGACCCTGGGCTGATTGAAAGAGCCAAGAAATCCAGCCCCTTCCCAGGTGCCATCTCCTATGCCACCCTTGATATCATGGATGCTGGTGCGAGGGAGGTGCTCCTGAGTTCCTATCTAAGCAGGTTTGGCCGCGTTGCCTTTGATATTTGCTTCTGTATGTCTGTGACTATGTGGATCCACCTGAACCATGGGGACAGTGGCTTGGTGAAGTTCCTGTCCTGCCTTGCCTCACAATGTACATATTTGCTCATTGAGCCTCAGCCATGGAAGTGTTACCGGGCAGCTGCTCGACGCCTGCGGAAACTGGGCAGGAATGATTTCGACCATTTCCGATCGCTCACCATCAGTGGGAACATGGCAGAGGAAATCACGCAAATCTTGACCAAGGGCTGCGCCATGGAACTGGTGTGTTGCTTCGGAAGCACCAGTTGGGACAGGAGCCTCCTGCTATTTAAATCAAAAGAGATCAGATCTCTGCTGTGA